In one Solanum lycopersicum chromosome 11, SLM_r2.1 genomic region, the following are encoded:
- the LOC112940264 gene encoding paired amphipathic helix protein Sin3-like 2: protein MKRFGDDAHDYPRLKRMKRFGDDAHDYPRLKRGGDTRRASKDEGGSSASKFDFEHAINLVNKIKKRLEDHDYKSFINILSVYRKENKDIKEVYHEVAIILNEHPDLLDECTMFLLNSSTNLDNNKTLMRLHKEQKTTRAEKENMGKRTHIEDYEEQVEDALKHTHVKEFTFCEKVKERVRSRADYQAFLKCLYIYSKEIITREQLQRLVANTLAKYPELMEGFNEFIERYERVVGFLAKWDEEQDKDQDEASPQRINLEQVVTFAKKVKERFQNDDHVYKSFLDILKMYKEEHNKNINDVYHEVAICLNDHPDLLEDFTKYLPESSFPMLKLYLHELTIFFSSL, encoded by the exons GATGAAGCGATTTGGAGATGATGCACATGATTATCCTCGACTTAAGAG agGAGGTGACACTCGCAGAGCTAGCAAAGATGAAGGAGGTTCTAGTGCTAGTAAATTTGACTTTGAACACGCAATCAATTTAGTGAACAAAATAAAG AAACGTTTAGAAGACCATGACTACAAATCcttcataaatattttgagCGTGTATAGAAAGGAGAACAAGGACATCAAAGAGGTGTACCATGAG GTTGCCATAATTCTCAATGAACATCCAGATTTGCTAGATGAGTGCACTATGTTCTTGTTGAATTCAAGTACTAATTTGGACAACAACAAAACATTGATGAGGTTGCATAAAGAGCAAAAAACGACGCGTGCTGAAAAAGAGAATATGGGTAAAAGAACTCACATTGAGGATTATGAAGAACAAGTTGAAGATGCACTGAAAC aCACACATGTCAAAGAGTTCACTTTTTGTGAAAAGGTAAAGGAAAGAGTAAGAAGTCGGGCGGATTATCAGGCATTCCTAAAATGTCTTTATATTTATAGCAAAGAAATAATTACAAGAGAGCAGTTACAAAGATTG GTTGCTAATACACTTGCAAAATATCCTGAGCTTATGGAGGGTTTCAATGAATTTATAGAGCGTTATGAACGAGTTG TTGGATTTCTTGCAAAGTGGGATGAAGAGCAAGACAAAGATCAAGATGAGGCTTCTCCACAGAGAATTAATCTTGAACAAGTTGTCACCTTTGCGAAGAAAGTAAAG GAGCGTTTTCAAAATGACGATCATGTGTACAAATCCTTCTTAGACATTTTGAAGATGTATAAAGAGGAGCACAACAAGAACATCAATGATGTCTATCATGAG GTTGCCATATGTCTCAATGATCATCCAGATTTACTTGAAGATTTCACAAAATATCTGCCAGAGTCTTCATTCCCAATGCTTAAGCTTTATCTCCATGAATTAACCATCTTCTTTAGTTCGTTATAA
- the LOC112940263 gene encoding paired amphipathic helix protein Sin3-like 2 produces MFLLNSSTNLDNNKTLMRLHKEQKTTRAEKENMGKRTHIEDYEEQVEDALKHTHVKEFTFCEKVKERVRSRADYQAFLKCLYIYSKEIITREQLQRLVANTLAKYPELMEGFNEFIERYERVVGFLAKWDEEQDKDQDEASPQRINLEQVVTFVKKVKERFQNDEHVYKSFLDILKMYKEEHNKNINDVYHKVISHF; encoded by the exons ATGTTCTTGTTGAATTCAAGTACTAATTTGGACAACAACAAAACATTGATGAGGTTGCATAAAGAGCAAAAAACGACGCGTGCTGAAAAAGAGAATATGGGTAAAAGAACTCACATTGAGGATTATGAAGAACAAGTTGAAGATGCACTGAAAC aCACACATGTCAAAGAGTTCACTTTTTGTGAAAAGGTAAAGGAAAGAGTAAGAAGTCGGGCGGATTATCAGGCATTCCTAAAATGTCTTTATATTTATAGCAAAGAAATAATTACAAGAGAGCAGTTACAAAGATTG GTTGCTAATACACTTGCAAAATATCCTGAGCTTATGGAGGGTTTCAATGAATTTATAGAGCGTTATGAACGAGTTG TTGGATTTCTTGCAAAGTGGGATGAAGAGCAAGACAAAGATCAAGATGAGGCTTCTCCACAGAGAATTAATCTTGAACAAGTTGTCACCTTTGTGAAGAAAGTAAAG GAGCGTTTTCAAAATGACGAACATGTGTACAAATCCTTCTTAGACATTTTGAAGATGTATAAAGAGGAGCACAACAAGAACATCAATGATGTCTATCATAAGGTGATAAGTCATTTTTAA